In Uranotaenia lowii strain MFRU-FL chromosome 2, ASM2978415v1, whole genome shotgun sequence, one genomic interval encodes:
- the LOC129741279 gene encoding chitinase-like protein Idgf4 — protein sequence MWWKTVTFLFFLILVEIQSQAVNNGSTRVFCYYDGSNSLREGFARVTLTDIKPALPFCTHLIYGFAGIDPTTNRIRALNESLDLDSGKGQYRAVTALKKDYPHLKVLLSVGFNRDRSDEPPHGKYLTLLENAGMRMRFVNSVYSLLKTYGFDGLDLAWQFPQTKPKSTLKWTDRLWDGFRQLFTDESTSKPKPDARKEAFAEMVRDLKHAFRAGNFELCLTVLPHVSEPKYLDVYTLRSNVDYVNLAAFDLLTPERNPNEASYTSPIDHHNPVYYRPSNSKDDNLERAFEVWRETDTKLEKIIVGIPTHGRGWKLSKDSETSGVPPIAANGSAIPGPFNGKPGLYSYPEVCTMLADSVKIGRALVKVEDLTKRLGVYAYRLPDAHGDDGIWISYGDPDSARNKVAYARKRHLGGLSIFDLGNDDFRGTCGTGKFPILKAAVNI from the exons ATGTGGTGGAAGACGGTcactttcttgtttttcttgatcCTCGTCGAAATTCAGAGCCAGGCGGTCAACAACGGTTCGACGAGAGTATTTTGCTATTACGATGGATCGAATTCGCTTAGAGAAG GGTTTGCCAGGGTGACATTAACTGACATTAAACCGGCGCTTCCTTTTTGTACTCATCTGATCTACGGATTTGCGGGTATCGATCCTACTACTAATCGGATTCGTGCTCTGAACGAATCTCTCGATTTGGACTCTGGAAAGGGTCAGTATAGGGCCGTAACGGCTTTGAAGAAAGACTACCCTCATCTGAAAGTTCTGCTCAGCGTTGGCTTTAATAGGGATCGGTCTGATGAACCACCTCATGGAAAATATCTAACTTTGCTAGAAAATGCTGGAATGCGCATGCGATTCGTGAACTCGGTCTACAGTCTACTTAAGACATACGGATTCGATGGTCTAGATCTAGCCTGGCAGTTTCCTCAGACTAAACCTAAAAGCACTCTAAAATGGACAGACAGATTGTGGGACGGATTCAGGCAGCTCTTCACAGATGAAAGTACTTCGAAACCTAAGCCTGATGCGCGGAAAGAAGCGTTCGCGGAAATGGTACGAGACTTGAAACATGCTTTTAGGGCAGGAAATTTCGAACTCTGTCTCACGGTCCTTCCACATGTTAGCGAACCCAAATATCTGGATGTGTACACCTTGAGATCGAATGTGGATTACGTTAACCTGGCGGCTTTCGATCTGCTAACTCCAGAAAGAAATCCCAATGAAGCGAGCTACACAAGTCCAATTGATCACCATAATCCTGTCTACTATCGTCCAAGTAACAGCAAAGATGACAACCTGGAAAGGGCATTTGAAGTCTG gcGAGAAACGGACACAAAACTCGAGAAAATAATCGTTGGAATTCCTACTCACGGACGTGGTTGGAAGCTGAGCAAGGACTCGGAAACCTCGGGTGTCCCACCGATCGCAGCCAATGGTTCCGCGATTCCTGGTCCCTTCAACGGAAAACCTGGACTCTACAGCTACCCGGAAGTTTGCACCATGTTGGCCGATTCCGTGAAGATAGGTCGTGCGCTAGTCAAGGTTGAAGACCTCACCAAGCGGCTCGGAGTGTACGCTTATCGGCTTCCTGATGCACATGGCGATGATGGAATCTGGATATCGTACGGAGACCCGGATTCAGCCCGAAACAAAGTGGCTTATGCGAGAAAACGTCATCTGGGTGGTCTCTCCATATTTGATCTGGGAAATGATGATTTTCGTGGGACGTGTGGAACAGGGAAATTTCCTATCTTAAAAGCGGCCGTAAACATTTAG
- the LOC129745511 gene encoding chitinase-like protein Idgf4: MWFSVTTLLLLAVLATAQNKLINEPKVFCYYNGKDTIREEWLLEALPFCTHLIYGYAAIDPYNSCLVPVDDMFDCDHGRGHYRGIISLKEQFPGLKILLSIGFHKDWNEPLEKYLTVLETHYTRSQFVNSAYALLRKYGFDGLDLAWQFPQSAPKPSQEEVQVWWLKYKKIFTRESIPDPKADEHKEEFTALVRDLEYTFRAKNLELGLTVLPHVNTTAYLDVPLLIDNLNYVHLAAFDQQTPLRNPKEGDYAAPIYEPEGRVAGNSIEAKVNYWLANQTPSNKIILGIPTYGRAWRLSENSNTTGIPPIKTDGAYMPQFFSDSNGRFRWPDICAMLPSAANPNATFTKVDQDSATTGRFGVYGFQKPNHQGNGKPGIWMSYEDPESTSNKAAYAKAKGLGGVAIFDLYNDDFAGRCNGLLFPILKAASQRS, encoded by the exons ATGTGGTTCTCAGTCACCACTTTGCTGCTTCTCGCAGTTCTGGCAACGGCTCAGAATAAGCTCATCAATGAACCGAAAGTTTTCTGTTACTACAACGGGAAAGATACGATCAGAGAGG AATGGCTCTTGGAAGCGCTTCCTTTTTGTACTCACCTGATATATGGGTATGCGGCCATCGATCCATACAACAGCTGCCTCGTTCCTGTGGACGATATGTTTGATTGTGATCACGGAAGAGGACATTATAGGGGAATCATCTCGTTGAAAGAACAATTTCCGGGTCTCAAAATATTGCTCAGCATTGGTTTTCACAAAGATTGGAACGAACCGCTCGAAAAGTACTTAACTGTGCTGGAAACTCATTATACTCGTTCGCAATTTGTAAATTCTGCTTACGCGTTGCTAAGAAAATACGGATTTGATGGTCTAGATTTGGCCTGGCAGTTCCCGCAAAGTGCTCCGAAACCCAGTCAAGAAGAGGTCCAGGTTTGGTggcttaaatataaaaaaatcttcaccaGAGAGAGTATTCCGGATCCGAAAGCCGACGAGCACAAAGAGGAATTTACGGCTCTCGTTCGTGATCTGGAGTATACTTTCAGAGCGAAAAATTTAGAGCTGGGTCTGACAGTGCTTCCACATGTAAACACGACTGCCTACTTGGATGTGCCGTTGTTGATAGACAACTTGAATTACGTCCATTTGGCGGCGTTTGACCAGCAAACTCCATTGAGAAACCCCAAGGAGGGAGACTACGCTGCCCCAATCTATGAGCCTGAAGGACGTGTCGCGGGAAACAGCATTGAGGCAAAAGTGAACTATTG GCTTGCAAACCAAACACcatccaacaaaattattctcGGTATTCCGACTTACGGTAGGGCTTGGAGACTAAGCGAAAACTCCAACACAACCGGCATTCCTCCGATAAAAACAGATGGTGCGTATATGCCCCAATTCTTTTCGGACAGCAATGGGAGGTTCAGATGGCCAGACATTTGTGCCATGCTGCCTTCGGCCGCGAACCCAAACGCAACGTTTACGAAAGTTGACCAAGATTCAGCAACAACCGGACGCTTCGGGGTGTACGGCTTCCAAAAGCCGAACCATCAGGGGAACGGTAAACCGGGCATCTGGATGTCGTACGAGGATCCGGAGTCTACATCTAACAAGGCGGCCTATGCGAAGGCCAAAGGCTTGGGCGGAGTCGCCATATTTGATCTCTACAACGACGACTTCGCGGGACGGTGTAACGGGTTGCTGTTTCCGATTTTGAAGGCCGCGAGTCAGCGCTCGTGA
- the LOC129747498 gene encoding angiopoietin-related protein 7-like, with protein MLIKVSVLMLLAAFQCKSEKSNSTNEGPYCDQFGYEVLQAGLDSINFNMQQDYLRSIEYQQKLKAEMEELRRTLQGTGNYVAVQTKTLAEVQRDLVIMALNVSLLLSDTGKISQTQQVLPTTEMMNDLVLQLLANHTDSKNRFNTMTRHAGHNIPQTCSDVAGSRSGVYRLQPQAGFQESFEAFCDQEYEGGGWTVIQNRLNGSVNFFRGWEAYEKGFGDLRGEFWLGLSKMHELSYSKPHELHIILEDYEGKQVVAKYDSFQVAGPEEEYKLTLGTFSGDAGNSMEHHNGMKFSTKDSDNDIWSENCALKAQGAWWFGKCHNSHLNGLHLKGKAAEAEWKGIRWDAFRGKDYSLKRTRMMIRRNL; from the exons atgttgataaaagtgTCGGTTTTGATGCTGCTTGCCGCCTTCCAATGCAAGAGTGAAAAGTCTAACTCCACAAACGAAGGGCCATATTGTGATCAATTTGGATACGAAGTTCTCCAGGCTGGATTGGATAGCATCAACTTCAA TATGCAACAGGATTACCTCCGTTCGATCGAGTACCAGCAGAAGCTAAAGGCGGAAATGGAAGAACTTCGCAGAACGCTTCAGGGCACCGGAAATTATGTTGCCGTACAAACGAAAACTTTGGCCGAAGTGCAGCGCGATCTGGTTATTATGGCACTGAATGTTTCGCTTCTGCTCAGTGACACCGG aaaaatcagCCAAACTCAACAAGTTCTCCCGACGACCGAGATGATGAACGACTTAGTTCTGCAGCTATTGGCCAATCACACAGATTCCAAAAACAGATTCAATACCATGACTCGACATGCAGGACACAATATTCCTCAAACCTGTTCAGATGTCGCGGGAAGTCGCTCGGGAGTCTATCGATTGCAGCCTCAAGCGGGGTTTCAGGAATCTTTTGAGGCGTTCTGTGATCAAGAATATGAAGGTGGAGGTTGGACGGTGATCCAAAATCGATTGAATGGTTCGGTGAACTTTTTCCGAGGCTGGGAAGCTTACGAGAAGGGCTTCGGTGATCTGCGTGGAGAATTTTGGCTTGGGCTCAGCAAAATGCATGAGCTGTCCTACTCCAAGCCCCATGAGCTGCATATCATTCTTGAGGATTACGAAGGAAAGCAGGTCGTGGCGAAGTATGACAGTTTCCAAGTCGCTGGTCCCGAAGAAGAGTACAAACTAACGTTAGGAACTTTCAGTGGTGATGCTGGAAATTCCATGGAGCATCACAATGGCATGAAATTTTCCACAAAGGATTCCGATAATGACATTTGGAGTGAAAATTGTGCTCTCAAAGCCCAGGGAGCCTGGTGGTTTGGCAAATGTCATAACAG cCATTTGAATGGGCTGCACCTAAAGGGCAAAGCAGCAGAAGCAGAATGGAAAGGAATTCGGTGGGATGCATTTCGCGGTAAAGATTATTCGCTGAAACGTACCAGAATGATGATTCGCCGTAACCTATAA